One stretch of Deltaproteobacteria bacterium DNA includes these proteins:
- a CDS encoding NAD(P)-dependent oxidoreductase, whose amino-acid sequence MARIAWIGTGIMGASMCGHLMAAGHEARIFNRTRSRAADLERAGARWCESPAEAAQGAEFVFTMVGLPSDVDDVVLGPDGVLESMEAGGIFIDMTTSSPDLAAHIYEKAAAKDVSGLDAPVSGGDVGAREATLAIMVGGERRAFDRALPLFELMGKTVVHMGGPGAGQHTKMSNQILIASTMIGVVESLLYASKAGLDRDLVVDVIGRGAAASWSLNTLGRRITSEDFSSGFLIRHFIKDMGLALDEARRMGLALPGLALVHQFYMAASAMGMDNLCTQALYTVCERLNGRV is encoded by the coding sequence ATGGCCAGGATTGCCTGGATCGGGACGGGGATCATGGGGGCGTCCATGTGCGGCCATCTCATGGCTGCTGGACACGAGGCGCGCATCTTCAACCGGACGAGATCCAGGGCGGCGGACCTGGAACGGGCTGGAGCCCGCTGGTGCGAATCTCCGGCCGAGGCGGCGCAGGGGGCCGAGTTCGTTTTCACCATGGTCGGCCTTCCCTCGGACGTGGACGACGTCGTGCTCGGACCCGATGGGGTTTTGGAGTCCATGGAGGCGGGAGGCATCTTCATTGACATGACCACCTCCAGCCCGGATCTGGCCGCGCACATTTACGAGAAGGCCGCGGCCAAGGACGTGTCCGGGCTCGACGCCCCGGTTTCGGGCGGCGACGTTGGAGCCCGGGAGGCCACTCTGGCCATCATGGTCGGCGGAGAACGACGGGCCTTTGACCGGGCTCTTCCCCTATTCGAGCTCATGGGTAAAACCGTCGTTCACATGGGCGGACCGGGAGCCGGTCAGCACACCAAGATGAGCAATCAGATCCTGATAGCCTCGACCATGATCGGGGTTGTGGAGTCTCTCCTGTACGCCTCCAAGGCCGGGCTGGACCGGGATCTGGTTGTCGACGTCATCGGCCGGGGTGCGGCGGCCTCTTGGTCCCTGAACACCCTGGGCCGGAGGATCACGTCCGAAGACTTTTCCTCGGGTTTTCTGATCAGGCATTTCATCAAGGACATGGGCCTGGCCCTTGACGAGGCCCGGCGCATGGGCTTGGCCCTGCCCGGCTTGGCCCTGGTCCATCAATTTTATATGGCGGCCAGTGCCATGGGCATGGACAACCTCTGTACCCAGGCCCTGTACACGGTTTGCGAACGGCTGAACGGCCGGGTCTGA
- a CDS encoding MFS transporter has protein sequence MSSRNGVSADVPNRMDKAGPPFGACLGPLTVLAGLFFLNFSARLLLGPLLLPIQADLDIPLARVGWFFLAVSWGYSAGILLSSQAAHLLTHQRNIACSMIGLGASMLWAGFAQGPLGLGASLIGLGLAAGLYLPSGVGSITDFVPSRHLGKAFALHECAPSLAFIVAPLMAEFFLTWGGWRQAFQGLGLLSLVSGGWYWFRGRAGRFPGRGMSWDRIMHLIRNPSFLLVALGFSLAIGAEIGVFHLTSVYLVRDHGLSRSDANLFLGISRVACLLVTFWAGWFVDRFGLKPAFGLSFGLAGLATIGIGSGSFALAGFFLFIQPVLTISFFPAGFSALARLAPEGAMDLAVALAVAIASAVGIGAIPAALAWVGDHFGLWTAFMGMGAVMLVFLPLLLRARL, from the coding sequence ATGTCTTCCCGAAACGGAGTTTCCGCCGATGTCCCCAATCGGATGGATAAGGCCGGTCCTCCCTTCGGTGCCTGTCTTGGACCTTTGACTGTTCTGGCCGGGCTGTTTTTCCTCAATTTCAGCGCCCGGCTTCTGCTCGGTCCGCTGCTTTTGCCCATCCAGGCCGATCTGGACATTCCCCTGGCCCGGGTCGGATGGTTTTTCCTGGCCGTATCCTGGGGGTACAGCGCGGGCATCCTCCTCTCCAGTCAGGCGGCCCATCTATTGACCCACCAGCGAAACATCGCCTGTTCCATGATCGGCCTGGGGGCGAGCATGCTCTGGGCCGGATTTGCCCAGGGGCCTCTGGGCCTTGGCGCGTCCCTCATCGGCCTTGGGCTGGCTGCCGGGCTGTATCTGCCCTCGGGCGTCGGAAGCATCACTGACTTCGTTCCATCCCGACATCTGGGAAAGGCCTTTGCCCTGCACGAGTGCGCTCCGAGCCTGGCCTTCATCGTGGCCCCGCTTATGGCCGAATTCTTCCTAACCTGGGGCGGATGGCGTCAGGCTTTTCAGGGGCTGGGCCTGCTCAGCCTGGTGTCGGGAGGCTGGTATTGGTTCCGGGGACGGGCTGGAAGATTTCCAGGCCGTGGTATGTCCTGGGACCGGATCATGCATCTGATTCGCAATCCGTCCTTTCTATTAGTGGCCCTTGGCTTTTCCCTGGCCATCGGGGCCGAGATCGGGGTCTTTCATCTGACTTCGGTCTATTTGGTCCGGGATCACGGACTGAGCAGAAGCGACGCCAATCTTTTTCTGGGGATTTCCCGGGTGGCCTGTCTTCTGGTGACCTTTTGGGCTGGCTGGTTCGTGGACCGTTTCGGTCTCAAGCCGGCCTTCGGCCTGTCTTTCGGCTTGGCCGGACTGGCCACCATCGGGATCGGATCTGGGTCCTTCGCCTTGGCCGGTTTTTTTCTCTTCATTCAGCCGGTGCTGACCATCAGTTTTTTCCCGGCGGGTTTTTCGGCCCTGGCCCGATTAGCTCCGGAAGGAGCCATGGATCTGGCCGTGGCCCTGGCCGTGGCCATCGCCTCGGCCGTAGGGATCGGGGCCATCCCAGCCGCCCTGGCCTGGGTGGGGGACCATTTTGGACTCTGGACGGCCTTCATGGGCATGGGAGCGGTCATGCTTGTATTTCTTCCTCTTCTGCTTAGGGCCAGATTGTAA
- a CDS encoding MTH1187 family thiamine-binding protein produces the protein MSVVAEFSIFPIGRDVGVAPYVARVLKIIRKSDLDYELNPMGTCMEGELDRILAVVAECFRDLETDCDRVYGTLKIDSRRDGSGRLKGKVSTVQQLMDNEEGE, from the coding sequence ATGAGCGTGGTGGCTGAATTCTCGATCTTTCCCATCGGCCGGGACGTGGGCGTGGCCCCGTATGTGGCCCGGGTGCTGAAGATTATTCGGAAAAGCGACCTGGATTACGAACTGAATCCCATGGGCACTTGCATGGAAGGCGAACTCGACCGGATTCTGGCCGTGGTCGCCGAGTGTTTTCGCGATCTGGAGACCGATTGCGATCGGGTTTACGGGACCTTGAAGATCGACAGCCGTCGGGACGGTTCGGGGCGACTGAAAGGCAAGGTTTCAACCGTTCAACAACTCATGGACAACGAGGAGGGGGAGTGA
- a CDS encoding hydroxyethylthiazole kinase: protein MSRPQAADVWRDVERVRSVNPLIFNITNYVVTNTTANALLALGASPAMAESPLETAELAGLASALVLNIGTPTSDMREGMFRALHIANDRGIPVVLDPVAAGVTRLRMELCRRFLTEHRIEIVRGNASEIMALAGENAVPKGADSANTTDEAREAALGLARTHGCVVCVSGSEDIVTDGTVEIRVANGNPMMTRVTGLGCTATALVGAFAAINDDHVQACAHAMTVMGVAGELAAAVSPGPGSLQMHFYDRLYSLNADELVRLVR, encoded by the coding sequence GTGAGCAGACCGCAGGCGGCTGATGTCTGGCGGGACGTGGAGCGGGTTCGATCGGTCAACCCGCTGATCTTCAACATCACCAACTACGTGGTGACCAACACCACGGCCAACGCCCTGCTGGCCTTGGGAGCATCCCCGGCAATGGCCGAGTCGCCCCTGGAGACGGCCGAACTTGCCGGATTGGCCTCGGCCTTGGTGCTCAACATCGGCACGCCGACCTCGGACATGCGCGAGGGCATGTTCCGGGCCCTGCATATCGCCAACGACCGGGGTATTCCCGTGGTTCTGGACCCGGTGGCCGCAGGGGTGACCCGGCTGCGGATGGAACTCTGCCGGAGATTTTTGACCGAGCATCGCATCGAGATTGTTCGGGGGAACGCCTCGGAGATCATGGCTCTGGCCGGGGAGAATGCCGTGCCCAAGGGGGCTGACAGCGCCAACACGACCGACGAGGCCAGAGAGGCGGCATTAGGCTTGGCTCGGACGCATGGTTGCGTGGTCTGCGTGTCCGGGAGCGAAGATATTGTCACCGACGGAACGGTCGAGATACGGGTTGCCAACGGAAATCCGATGATGACCAGGGTCACCGGCCTTGGGTGCACGGCCACGGCCCTGGTCGGGGCGTTCGCCGCCATCAACGACGACCACGTCCAGGCCTGCGCCCACGCCATGACAGTTATGGGTGTGGCCGGGGAACTGGCCGCGGCCGTGTCGCCGGGACCGGGTTCCCTGCAGATGCACTTTTATGACCGGCTCTACAGCCTGAACGCCGATGAATTGGTCCGATTGGTCCGTTGA
- the thiE gene encoding thiamine phosphate synthase, producing the protein MNRLPADFRLYLVTDRPLCLGRDLLDIVRRAVAGGAKMVQLREKSLSTREFVDLARAVKLILAGTGVPLIVNDRVDVALASEADGVHVGQSDMDVADVRALVGPKAIVGLSVERMDQVLEVRDLNVDYLGVGPVLPTATKADACPAWGFDGLARACAAAKLPVVAIGSMGAETAAKARMAGAKGVAVVSAICSASDPAKAAARILEAWSGPDLA; encoded by the coding sequence ATGAACCGCCTGCCTGCCGATTTTCGACTCTATCTGGTCACGGACCGTCCCCTATGCCTGGGCCGGGACCTTTTGGACATTGTCCGGAGGGCCGTGGCAGGAGGGGCCAAAATGGTCCAGCTTCGGGAAAAATCCCTGTCCACCCGCGAATTCGTGGATCTGGCCAGGGCCGTGAAGTTGATTCTGGCTGGAACCGGGGTGCCATTGATCGTCAACGACCGGGTGGACGTGGCTTTGGCCTCGGAGGCCGATGGGGTTCACGTGGGACAATCCGATATGGATGTGGCCGATGTCAGGGCCCTGGTCGGCCCCAAGGCCATTGTCGGCCTGTCTGTGGAGAGAATGGACCAGGTCCTGGAGGTCCGTGATCTCAACGTCGACTATCTCGGAGTCGGGCCGGTTCTGCCTACGGCGACCAAGGCCGACGCCTGCCCGGCCTGGGGCTTTGACGGGTTGGCCCGGGCCTGCGCCGCCGCCAAGTTGCCGGTGGTGGCCATCGGGTCCATGGGGGCCGAAACAGCGGCCAAGGCCAGGATGGCCGGAGCCAAGGGAGTGGCCGTGGTCTCGGCCATCTGCTCGGCCTCGGATCCGGCCAAGGCCGCGGCCCGGATTCTCGAGGCCTGGAGCGGGCCCGATTTGGCATGA
- a CDS encoding JDVT-CTERM system CAAX-type protease, with protein MTGSGRMWPHGFIVRDPFLWLLMAAGLIGIALPTPVHPVPVAALAAWALAEELIFRFGLQEGLRRWLKDAGLGPLTLANVVTSAVFAGVHFVHHPPVWAVATFVPSLAFGLAWDRYRRLWPCWVLHFFYNLMYFHRI; from the coding sequence ATGACCGGCTCCGGGCGGATGTGGCCGCATGGATTCATCGTCCGGGATCCGTTCCTATGGCTTTTGATGGCGGCCGGCCTCATCGGCATTGCGTTACCGACTCCTGTCCATCCTGTGCCGGTGGCCGCCTTGGCGGCATGGGCCCTGGCCGAAGAGCTGATCTTTCGCTTTGGCCTGCAGGAAGGCCTGCGGCGCTGGCTCAAGGATGCCGGGCTCGGTCCGTTGACCTTGGCCAATGTCGTGACCTCGGCGGTGTTTGCCGGAGTCCATTTCGTTCATCATCCCCCGGTCTGGGCCGTAGCGACGTTTGTCCCATCCCTGGCCTTCGGCCTGGCCTGGGATCGGTATCGAAGACTGTGGCCCTGCTGGGTTCTGCATTTTTTTTACAACCTAATGTATTTTCACAGGATTTGA
- a CDS encoding tetratricopeptide repeat protein, with product MHRFRIGGPVILLLSLIALAMSIGCGAARKASPPEDRNARGALDDGLRALESGQTDSALALFTEALDLEPTLAEAHYNRGLCRQKRNEQVLAVLDYTEAIRLRPDFSEALNNRGAARFEIGEVDLARDDWEAVLALHPDSAQVHFNLGRYYAEKRQWNRAVIQYGEALAQVSEFPRALNGRGIALLRAGRPEEALEDLNRAVGMDPSRSLYLYNRGVVHEALDEYAEALSDYTRAVELDPSLGPAYLNRGLLYQRLGSKDLGCMDLGQACELGLCDRYRQMQRMSECP from the coding sequence ATGCATAGATTTCGGATTGGCGGACCCGTCATCCTGCTCCTCAGCCTGATCGCGTTGGCGATGTCGATCGGTTGCGGTGCGGCCAGAAAGGCCTCTCCGCCCGAGGACCGGAATGCCCGGGGTGCGTTGGACGATGGCCTGCGGGCTTTGGAGTCGGGCCAGACGGACTCGGCCTTGGCCTTGTTCACTGAGGCCTTGGATCTCGAACCGACCCTGGCCGAGGCCCACTACAACCGGGGTCTGTGCCGGCAGAAGCGAAACGAGCAGGTGCTGGCCGTCTTGGACTACACCGAGGCCATCCGTCTTCGCCCCGATTTCTCGGAGGCACTGAATAACCGAGGCGCTGCCCGGTTCGAGATCGGAGAGGTCGACCTGGCCCGGGACGACTGGGAGGCGGTCCTGGCCCTCCATCCTGATTCGGCCCAGGTTCATTTCAATCTCGGGAGGTACTACGCCGAAAAGAGACAGTGGAATCGGGCCGTGATCCAGTACGGCGAGGCCCTAGCCCAGGTTTCTGAGTTTCCCCGGGCTCTGAACGGCAGGGGCATTGCCCTTCTTCGGGCCGGGCGGCCCGAAGAGGCCCTTGAAGATCTGAATAGGGCCGTGGGTATGGACCCGAGCCGTTCCCTGTATCTATACAACCGCGGCGTGGTCCACGAGGCCCTGGACGAGTACGCGGAAGCCCTCAGCGACTACACCCGGGCCGTGGAACTCGATCCCTCCCTGGGCCCTGCCTATCTCAACAGAGGACTTTTGTATCAGCGTTTGGGCAGCAAGGATCTGGGATGTATGGATCTCGGCCAGGCCTGTGAACTGGGCCTCTGCGACCGGTACCGTCAGATGCAGCGCATGAGCGAATGCCCGTAA
- the gspD gene encoding type II secretion system protein GspD — protein MSVMKLSRTILALGLVLGLLAGPIQALSQEASVDRSITMDFNEVNIQVFIKFISELTGTNFVVDEKVRGKVTVLSPTGISVNEAYRVFESVLEVNGFAAVPSGEVTKIVPSVRARQENIATLTRPEIVPRPGDTFVTQIIPLNYADAEEVRKILIPIVSKEGILVAYGPTRTLILTDYRANIQRVIEIVNELDVAQGHLQMVVVRLKHASAERLAGSLGRLAQEQATQAPAEGSIRGGKLKIVPDERLNALIILASDSEMARALKLVGELDQPTPKGKGTIHVVKLENALAENLAKVVAGLPTGGDPAQGQQAGVISRDVKVVADKDSNSLVITAQPDEFEALKEVIAQLDSPREQVFIETSILEVSTDASFNLGVQWQGGAKAGPSGDESLFFGTSNGLIGTSMDQLTTKLAANPDGLSLGVLSLPFLYGGKKYFNLGAFLHAAKSDDNVNIISTPQLMTLENADAKVIVGENRAFTTRQDKTTDNTAYSNYEYKDVGVTLKVTPFINAQGSVKMMIYQEVSRVEGNSLEGTITPVTKKRVAETTVEVKDGETVVIAGLIEDASGTNVTGIPGLMDIPLLGWMFKVEREKTSKKNLLVFLTPHVVRNPEDARSLYHQKARYMERLRYNTDGRAMPLDEAPFVAGPVAATT, from the coding sequence ATGAGCGTCATGAAACTCTCTCGCACGATTTTGGCCTTGGGCCTCGTTTTGGGACTTCTGGCCGGACCGATTCAGGCCCTGTCCCAGGAGGCCTCGGTGGACAGGTCCATCACCATGGACTTCAACGAGGTGAACATCCAGGTGTTCATCAAGTTCATCAGTGAACTGACGGGCACGAATTTCGTGGTCGACGAGAAGGTCCGGGGCAAGGTCACAGTGCTTTCCCCGACAGGAATTTCCGTGAACGAGGCATACAGGGTCTTCGAATCGGTCCTGGAGGTCAACGGGTTCGCGGCCGTGCCATCGGGAGAGGTGACCAAGATCGTTCCTTCGGTTCGGGCCAGACAAGAGAACATCGCCACCTTGACCAGACCGGAGATCGTTCCCAGACCCGGGGACACCTTCGTGACCCAGATCATCCCCCTGAACTACGCGGACGCCGAAGAGGTCCGCAAGATTCTCATTCCCATCGTCTCCAAGGAGGGGATCCTGGTGGCCTACGGTCCGACCAGAACGCTCATCCTGACCGATTACCGGGCCAACATCCAGCGGGTAATCGAGATTGTGAACGAGTTGGACGTGGCCCAGGGGCATTTGCAGATGGTGGTTGTCCGCCTGAAGCACGCCTCGGCCGAACGCTTGGCCGGATCTCTGGGCCGATTGGCCCAGGAGCAGGCAACCCAGGCCCCGGCCGAGGGCTCGATCCGGGGCGGGAAGCTCAAGATCGTGCCCGACGAGCGGCTAAACGCTCTGATCATCCTGGCCTCTGATTCGGAGATGGCCCGGGCACTGAAGCTCGTCGGCGAACTGGACCAGCCGACGCCCAAGGGCAAGGGCACCATTCATGTGGTCAAGCTTGAAAACGCCCTGGCCGAGAACCTTGCCAAGGTCGTGGCCGGGCTTCCCACAGGCGGAGATCCCGCCCAGGGCCAGCAGGCCGGGGTGATCTCCCGGGACGTGAAGGTCGTGGCCGACAAGGACTCCAACAGCCTGGTCATCACCGCCCAGCCCGACGAGTTCGAGGCCTTGAAGGAGGTCATCGCCCAACTGGACAGCCCCCGGGAACAGGTCTTCATCGAGACCTCCATCCTGGAGGTCAGCACGGACGCCTCCTTTAACCTGGGTGTCCAGTGGCAGGGGGGGGCCAAGGCCGGCCCGAGCGGGGACGAGAGCCTGTTCTTCGGCACCAGCAACGGGCTTATCGGCACGAGCATGGATCAGCTCACGACCAAGCTGGCGGCCAACCCGGACGGCCTGTCCCTGGGAGTTTTGTCCCTTCCCTTTCTCTATGGAGGGAAGAAGTACTTCAATCTCGGAGCCTTCCTGCACGCGGCCAAATCGGACGACAACGTGAACATCATCTCCACGCCCCAGTTAATGACCCTGGAAAACGCCGACGCCAAGGTCATCGTCGGCGAGAACCGGGCCTTCACCACCCGTCAGGACAAGACCACGGACAACACGGCCTATAGCAACTACGAGTACAAGGACGTGGGCGTGACCTTGAAGGTCACCCCGTTCATCAACGCCCAGGGTTCGGTGAAGATGATGATCTACCAGGAGGTCAGCCGGGTCGAGGGCAATTCCCTGGAGGGAACCATCACCCCGGTGACCAAGAAGCGGGTGGCCGAGACCACGGTGGAGGTCAAGGACGGGGAGACGGTGGTCATCGCCGGGCTCATCGAGGACGCCTCCGGGACCAACGTGACCGGAATTCCTGGTCTCATGGACATCCCCCTTTTGGGCTGGATGTTCAAGGTCGAGCGGGAAAAGACGTCCAAGAAGAACCTGCTGGTGTTTTTGACTCCCCACGTGGTTCGAAATCCGGAGGATGCCCGGTCCCTCTATCACCAGAAAGCCCGGTACATGGAGCGCCTGCGCTACAATACGGACGGCAGGGCCATGCCCCTGGACGAGGCCCCGTTCGTCGCCGGGCCGGTGGCCGCCACGACATGA
- the gspE gene encoding type II secretion system protein GspE: MIGIDLGADLLRAGRVTEADLDEARAAINGGSLAEALVRLNKVREEEILGLYGREMGLEVRSEIADQSLDFELVKRVPIQYARRNSVFPLTLTEDRLEVAVSDAGRLDILSDLRLLYGAPSIVPVLVPKRAIQSAINRAYGQGGDDDTSEIIQDLDQRDEEVLSGLENEGGADLLDETSDAPVIKLVNHILSQAVKAHASDIHVEPFPHELRIRFRLDGVLHNKISLSRRLHSAVVSRIKIMAKLNIAEKRLPQDGRIEIKIGERQVDLRVSTIPTGFGERVVLRLLEKGMRLLKLNEIGLGEDQLEAMGRLITISHGIVLVTGPTGSGKTTTLYAALNEINSPDKNILTIEDPIEYQLDGIGQMQANSKIGLTFARGLRAMVRQDPDVILIGEIRDLETAEIAIQAALTGHLVFSTLHTNDSASAVTRLIDMGIEPFLVSSSVRAIIAQRLVRRVCSTCREPYTPRPEQLGEWGLDQAGGFFHRAHGCPECLETGYRGRTGIYEFLPVGEEIANMILKTSDANQIRRRASELGMRTLREDGLLKAAQGLTTVSEILRVTQV, from the coding sequence ATGATCGGCATTGATCTGGGGGCCGATCTGCTCCGGGCCGGACGGGTGACCGAAGCCGATCTGGACGAAGCCCGGGCCGCGATCAACGGCGGTTCCCTGGCCGAGGCCCTGGTTCGGCTGAACAAGGTCCGGGAGGAGGAGATTCTCGGGCTCTACGGCCGCGAGATGGGCCTGGAAGTCAGATCCGAGATCGCCGACCAGAGCCTGGATTTCGAGCTGGTCAAGCGGGTTCCCATTCAGTACGCTAGGCGAAACTCGGTCTTTCCTTTGACATTGACGGAAGATCGTCTTGAAGTGGCCGTGTCCGACGCCGGCCGTCTGGACATCCTCTCCGATCTCCGCCTGCTTTACGGAGCCCCGTCCATCGTGCCGGTCCTGGTCCCCAAGCGGGCCATCCAATCGGCCATCAACAGGGCCTACGGCCAGGGCGGGGACGACGACACCTCGGAGATCATCCAGGATCTCGACCAGCGAGACGAGGAAGTTCTTTCGGGCCTGGAGAACGAAGGCGGGGCCGACCTCCTGGATGAGACCAGCGACGCTCCGGTCATCAAGCTGGTCAACCACATTCTGTCCCAGGCGGTGAAGGCCCACGCCAGCGACATCCATGTGGAGCCGTTCCCTCACGAGCTTCGGATCCGCTTTCGTCTGGACGGCGTGCTGCACAATAAAATCTCCCTGTCCCGCCGCCTGCATTCCGCCGTGGTCTCCCGGATCAAGATCATGGCCAAGCTGAACATCGCCGAGAAGCGGCTTCCCCAGGACGGCCGCATCGAGATCAAGATCGGCGAGCGCCAAGTGGATCTTCGGGTTTCGACCATCCCGACCGGATTCGGGGAACGGGTGGTGCTCAGACTTTTGGAAAAGGGCATGCGGCTTTTGAAGCTGAACGAGATCGGTCTGGGCGAGGATCAGCTTGAGGCCATGGGTCGGCTGATCACCATTTCCCACGGCATCGTCCTGGTCACGGGGCCGACCGGGAGCGGCAAGACCACCACTCTGTACGCGGCCCTGAACGAGATCAACTCCCCGGACAAGAACATCCTGACCATCGAGGATCCCATTGAGTACCAGCTGGACGGGATCGGCCAGATGCAGGCCAATTCGAAGATCGGGCTGACGTTTGCCCGGGGGCTTCGGGCCATGGTCCGCCAGGATCCGGACGTCATCCTGATCGGCGAGATCCGGGACCTGGAGACGGCCGAGATCGCCATCCAGGCCGCCCTGACCGGCCATCTGGTCTTTTCCACCCTGCACACCAACGATTCGGCCAGCGCCGTGACCCGGCTCATCGACATGGGCATAGAGCCCTTCCTGGTTTCTTCCTCGGTCCGGGCCATCATTGCTCAGCGCCTCGTGCGCCGGGTCTGCTCGACCTGCCGGGAACCCTACACCCCCCGGCCTGAACAGCTCGGGGAGTGGGGGCTCGATCAGGCCGGGGGATTTTTCCACCGAGCCCATGGGTGTCCCGAATGTCTGGAAACCGGATACCGGGGAAGGACAGGCATCTACGAGTTTTTGCCCGTGGGCGAGGAGATCGCGAACATGATTCTCAAGACCTCGGATGCGAATCAGATCAGGCGAAGGGCCTCGGAGCTCGGGATGCGGACCTTGCGGGAGGACGGGCTGCTCAAGGCCGCCCAGGGTCTGACCACGGTCAGTGAAATCCTTCGCGTGACCCAGGTCTGA
- the gspF gene encoding type II secretion system protein GspF, producing MAVFEYKALDRAGRELKGIVEADGPGAARQKLRAEGLYPSELAEARARDRIEGRDRGRFRILSRRVSRMELVAVTRQLATLISAGLPLVTSLSGVIEQMNPSYLRLVLAQVKDRVNSGSSLADALEEHGRVFPPTYPALVRAGEASGTLEAVMEQLADFEEARLALARQVQSTLAYPILMLLTGVGVVFFLMAYVIPKLTQIFLDYGQALPLPTVILIGVSDFLRGYWPLMILTLAGAFVLWRMALKTPAGRRRWDAFLLKAPLFGPIVRQSATARFAGTLGTLIRNEVPLLTALDIVRNVVNNTCMAEALDEARREITEGESIVVPLRRRRVFPPTVLQMIAAGEQSGTLDSMLLKSAEVARGEVRTRLAILTSLLEPMMILGLGGVVGFVVLATLLPIFSMSHLVR from the coding sequence ATGGCTGTTTTCGAGTACAAGGCCCTGGACCGGGCTGGCAGGGAACTCAAGGGTATCGTCGAGGCCGACGGACCCGGGGCGGCCCGGCAGAAGCTTCGGGCCGAGGGGCTCTATCCATCGGAACTGGCCGAGGCCAGGGCCAGGGATCGGATAGAAGGTCGAGACCGGGGGCGTTTTCGGATTCTGTCCAGGAGAGTGAGCAGGATGGAGCTGGTTGCGGTGACTCGGCAACTGGCTACCTTGATTTCGGCCGGCCTGCCCCTGGTTACGTCCCTGAGTGGAGTCATCGAGCAGATGAATCCCTCGTACCTGCGGCTGGTCCTGGCCCAGGTCAAGGATCGGGTAAACAGCGGCAGCAGCTTGGCCGATGCTCTTGAAGAACACGGCCGGGTCTTCCCGCCAACCTATCCGGCCTTGGTTCGGGCCGGGGAGGCCTCAGGAACTCTGGAGGCGGTCATGGAGCAGCTGGCCGATTTCGAGGAGGCCCGCCTGGCCCTGGCCCGTCAGGTCCAATCGACATTGGCCTACCCGATTCTCATGCTCCTGACCGGTGTGGGCGTGGTCTTTTTCCTCATGGCATACGTCATACCCAAGCTGACCCAGATATTTCTCGACTATGGGCAGGCCTTGCCCCTACCTACGGTCATCCTCATCGGCGTCAGCGACTTTTTGCGGGGATACTGGCCGCTCATGATCCTGACCCTGGCCGGAGCCTTTGTCCTGTGGCGGATGGCCCTGAAGACCCCGGCCGGTAGAAGGCGCTGGGATGCTTTTCTCCTCAAGGCCCCTCTGTTCGGACCCATTGTCCGGCAGTCAGCCACGGCCCGGTTCGCCGGGACCTTGGGCACTCTGATTCGGAACGAGGTACCTCTGCTGACAGCCCTGGATATCGTCCGGAACGTGGTCAACAACACCTGCATGGCCGAGGCCCTGGACGAGGCCCGCCGTGAAATCACCGAGGGGGAGAGCATCGTCGTTCCCTTGAGGAGGCGTAGGGTTTTTCCGCCAACGGTCCTGCAGATGATCGCGGCCGGAGAGCAGAGCGGCACTCTGGACAGCATGCTTCTCAAATCGGCCGAGGTGGCCAGGGGAGAGGTCCGGACCCGGCTGGCCATTTTGACTTCTCTGCTGGAGCCGATGATGATCCTTGGTCTTGGCGGGGTGGTGGGGTTCGTCGTTCTGGCCACGCTTTTGCCCATTTTCAGCATGAGCCATCTGGTTCGGTAG